From the genome of Variovorax sp. RA8, one region includes:
- a CDS encoding branched-chain amino acid ABC transporter permease, with protein MLQILQLLLSGIAQGCIYGLIALGFVLIYKATETVSFAQGELMMLGAFCAFAGMSLVGLPFWLAALLAIAAMAAFGVLLELVVIRPILGQPQFSIVMLTIGIGYVARGLITMVPGIGTDTHALAVPYKDEIWKLGALVVNVEQAAIIGATAVLCGLLYAMFRYSKLGIAMQASSQNQLAAYYMGIPVKRLNGLVWGLAAAVAAIAGMLLAPITFVHANMGFIGLKAFPAAVVGGFGSLPGAIVGGLVIGIVESFAGFYLPDGFKDTAPYIVVLVMLMVKPNGLFGEKLRKKV; from the coding sequence TTGCTTCAAATCCTCCAACTCCTCCTTTCAGGCATCGCGCAAGGCTGCATCTACGGCCTGATCGCGCTGGGGTTCGTGCTGATCTACAAGGCCACCGAGACGGTGAGCTTCGCCCAGGGTGAACTGATGATGCTGGGCGCCTTCTGTGCCTTCGCCGGCATGTCGCTGGTCGGGCTGCCCTTCTGGCTGGCGGCGTTGCTGGCCATCGCCGCGATGGCGGCCTTCGGCGTGCTGCTGGAGCTGGTGGTGATCCGGCCCATCCTCGGGCAGCCGCAGTTCTCGATCGTGATGCTGACCATCGGCATCGGCTACGTGGCGCGCGGGCTGATCACCATGGTCCCCGGCATCGGCACCGACACGCACGCGCTCGCCGTCCCCTACAAGGACGAGATCTGGAAGCTCGGTGCGCTGGTGGTCAACGTGGAGCAGGCGGCGATCATCGGCGCCACGGCCGTCCTGTGCGGGCTGCTCTACGCGATGTTCCGCTACAGCAAGCTGGGCATCGCGATGCAGGCCTCCTCGCAGAACCAGCTCGCGGCCTACTACATGGGCATCCCGGTCAAGCGGCTCAACGGGCTGGTGTGGGGGCTGGCGGCGGCGGTGGCGGCCATTGCCGGCATGCTGCTCGCGCCCATCACCTTCGTGCATGCCAACATGGGCTTCATCGGGCTCAAGGCCTTTCCGGCGGCGGTGGTGGGCGGCTTCGGCAGCCTGCCGGGCGCGATCGTCGGCGGGCTGGTGATCGGCATCGTCGAGTCCTTCGCCGGCTTCTACCTGCCCGACGGTTTCAAGGACACGGCGCCCTACATCGTGGTGCTGGTCATGCTGATGGTGAAGCCCAACGGCCTGTTCGGCGAGAAGCTGCGCAAGAAAGTCTAG
- a CDS encoding alpha/beta hydrolase, which produces MLHPQAQAFIDLLIERKVPPTHTLTPADARKFYRERRAVTQPEPSQVAEVRELSAPGPQGAIPLRYYRPLGSQAGAVLPVLVYYHGGGWTIGDLDTHDTLCRELCNLSGCAVVAVDYRMGPEHRFPAAVDDALAATYWVRAQAATLGVDASRLAVGGDSAGGNLAAVVGIAARDAGDLPVAFQVLIYPATDMRCVHPSHTSNGQGFVLTSDSIRYFHDNYIDDPAHDLDWRASPLLHPDLSRLPPALVLTAGYDPLRDEGLDYARALTAAGNRAAYVCFERQIHGFITMGRLIDEANAAVSMCAAELRRALGSRAAE; this is translated from the coding sequence ATGCTGCATCCCCAGGCCCAGGCCTTCATCGATCTGCTCATCGAACGCAAGGTGCCGCCCACCCACACGCTCACGCCGGCGGACGCGCGCAAGTTCTACCGCGAGCGCCGCGCGGTCACGCAGCCTGAGCCCAGCCAGGTCGCGGAAGTGCGCGAGTTGAGTGCGCCGGGCCCGCAGGGCGCGATCCCCTTGCGGTACTACCGCCCGCTCGGCAGCCAGGCCGGGGCCGTGCTGCCGGTGCTGGTCTACTACCACGGCGGCGGCTGGACCATCGGCGACCTCGACACGCATGACACGCTGTGCCGCGAACTCTGCAATCTCTCCGGCTGCGCGGTGGTGGCGGTCGACTACCGCATGGGCCCGGAGCATCGCTTTCCTGCGGCGGTCGATGATGCGCTGGCAGCCACGTACTGGGTGCGCGCGCAGGCGGCGACCCTCGGCGTCGATGCGAGCCGCCTCGCGGTCGGCGGCGACAGCGCCGGCGGCAACCTCGCGGCCGTCGTCGGGATCGCGGCCCGCGATGCCGGCGACCTGCCCGTCGCCTTCCAGGTGCTGATCTATCCCGCCACCGACATGCGCTGCGTGCATCCCTCGCACACCAGCAACGGCCAGGGTTTCGTGTTGACCAGCGACAGCATCCGCTACTTCCACGACAACTACATCGACGACCCGGCGCACGACCTGGACTGGCGCGCCTCGCCGCTGCTGCACCCCGACCTGTCGCGCCTGCCGCCGGCGCTGGTGCTGACGGCCGGCTACGACCCGCTGCGCGACGAGGGCCTGGACTATGCGCGGGCGCTGACCGCGGCCGGCAACCGCGCGGCGTACGTCTGCTTCGAGCGCCAGATCCACGGCTTCATCACCATGGGGCGGCTGATCGACGAGGCGAACGCGGCGGTGTCGATGTGCGCGGCCGAGCTGCGGCGTGCGCTGGGAAGCAGGGCCGCCGAGTAG
- a CDS encoding helix-turn-helix domain-containing protein: MRIVATRQTKTALRGSDGRLMWLGPTRVFYAGLLGATSQRSLGGHGIYVSPTGEPLRMRVAGGAWRSGELLAVPARVSHQVATEHPLVLNLLLESESIDPARLPPFLRHCGPVEAPAFAQRVRDSHAQLLALASREGPAGFPDFDALFFGGALPPPVLDARIREAIARINADPAAPSPAEECAAAVGLSFSRFLHLFKQETGVTFRAFRAWKRARGLLYHVDQPASLTDIALDTGYPDSTHFSHSIRQVYGLRPSDILAGSRRLAVHR, from the coding sequence ATGCGCATCGTGGCAACGCGGCAAACGAAGACAGCGCTGCGTGGCAGCGACGGTCGGCTGATGTGGCTCGGCCCCACGCGCGTGTTCTACGCCGGCCTCCTGGGCGCGACCTCGCAGCGCAGCCTGGGCGGCCACGGAATCTACGTCTCCCCCACCGGCGAGCCGCTGCGCATGCGCGTGGCCGGCGGGGCGTGGCGCAGCGGCGAGCTGCTGGCGGTGCCGGCCCGCGTGTCGCACCAGGTGGCGACCGAGCATCCGCTGGTCCTCAACCTGCTGCTCGAATCGGAGTCGATCGACCCGGCGCGCCTGCCGCCCTTCCTGCGCCACTGCGGGCCCGTCGAAGCGCCTGCCTTCGCGCAGCGCGTGCGCGACAGCCATGCACAGCTGCTCGCGCTCGCGAGCCGCGAAGGCCCGGCCGGCTTCCCCGATTTCGACGCGCTCTTCTTCGGCGGCGCGCTGCCGCCGCCGGTGCTCGACGCCCGCATCCGCGAGGCGATCGCGCGCATCAACGCCGACCCCGCGGCGCCGAGCCCGGCCGAAGAATGCGCCGCCGCGGTCGGGCTGTCCTTCTCGCGCTTCCTCCATCTCTTCAAGCAGGAGACCGGCGTCACCTTCCGCGCCTTCCGCGCCTGGAAGCGCGCCCGCGGCCTGCTCTACCACGTCGACCAGCCGGCGAGCCTGACCGACATCGCGCTCGACACCGGCTACCCCGACTCCACCCATTTCAGCCACTCGATCCGGCAGGTCTACGGCCTTCGGCCCAGCGACATCCTCGCCGGATCGCGCCGCCTCGCAGTGCATCGATGA
- a CDS encoding branched-chain amino acid ABC transporter permease produces MRFIFKTSYAQDIALARHGGHVFWYGLLGAVLIAAPWLLPEYWLAQLTFVLIYGIVGLGLMLLAGFTGQFSIGHAAFLGTGAYTQAVLANAGVPFPIALAAAAALSAAVGVVVALPALRVKGIYLGIATLAFGFIVEEVFARWERVTGGNSGLHVKSPNLFGLDISSSESFYIVCLLIAVLCTFAILNLLRSPTGRAFVAIRDSEISAQSMGIHLARYKTLSFAISAAMAGLGGALYAHKLSFISPDQFNILQSIDLLLMVVIGGLGSVHGAFLGAIFLIAMPQLIALGKDWLPPVIGQAPGLQGLVYGLVLIGFVLFEPLGLYGRWLKVRTYLQLFPFYRKGLFKRQKAFTKSDRLR; encoded by the coding sequence ATGCGTTTCATCTTCAAGACCAGCTACGCCCAGGACATCGCCCTGGCCAGGCACGGCGGGCACGTGTTCTGGTACGGCCTGCTGGGCGCGGTGCTGATCGCGGCGCCCTGGCTGCTGCCGGAGTACTGGCTGGCGCAGCTGACCTTCGTGCTGATCTACGGCATCGTCGGCCTGGGCCTGATGCTGCTGGCCGGCTTCACCGGGCAGTTCTCGATCGGGCATGCCGCCTTCCTGGGCACGGGTGCCTACACGCAGGCGGTGCTGGCCAATGCGGGCGTGCCCTTTCCGATTGCGCTGGCGGCGGCGGCGGCGCTGTCCGCGGCGGTGGGCGTCGTGGTGGCGCTGCCCGCACTGCGGGTGAAGGGCATCTACCTGGGCATTGCCACGCTGGCCTTCGGCTTCATCGTGGAGGAGGTATTCGCCCGCTGGGAACGCGTGACCGGCGGCAACTCGGGACTGCACGTGAAGTCGCCCAATCTCTTCGGGCTCGACATCAGCTCGAGCGAAAGCTTCTACATCGTGTGCCTGCTCATCGCGGTGCTGTGCACCTTCGCGATCCTGAACCTGCTGCGCTCGCCCACCGGCCGTGCCTTCGTCGCCATCCGCGACTCGGAGATCTCGGCCCAGAGCATGGGCATCCACCTGGCGCGCTACAAGACCCTGTCCTTCGCCATCTCGGCGGCCATGGCGGGGCTGGGCGGGGCGCTGTATGCGCACAAGCTCAGCTTCATCTCGCCGGACCAGTTCAACATCCTGCAGTCCATCGACCTCCTGCTGATGGTGGTGATCGGCGGGCTGGGCTCGGTGCACGGCGCTTTCCTGGGCGCCATCTTCCTGATCGCGATGCCGCAGCTGATCGCGCTGGGCAAGGACTGGCTGCCGCCGGTGATCGGACAGGCGCCGGGGCTGCAGGGGCTGGTCTACGGGCTCGTGCTGATCGGCTTCGTGCTCTTCGAGCCGCTGGGACTGTACGGGCGCTGGCTCAAGGTGCGCACCTACCTGCAGCTCTTTCCGTTCTACCGCAAGGGGCTGTTCAAGCGGCAGAAGGCCTTCACCAAGTCGGACCGTCTCCGATGA
- the purT gene encoding formate-dependent phosphoribosylglycinamide formyltransferase, giving the protein MTTLGTPLSPTATRVMLLGSGELGKEVLIALQRLGVETIAVDRYENAPGQQVAHHGRTIAMSDPEQLKALIEAEKPQLVVPEIEAIATPMLQQLEEAGTVRVIPTARAARLTMDREGIRRLAAETLGLPTSPYKFCDSLAELQAAIDAGIGYPCIVKPVMSSSGKGQSRIDGPADVQKAWDYAMAGGRVSHGRVIVEGFIDFDYEITLLTVRALAADGTVQTQFCAPIGHVQVSGDYVESWQPHPMAPAALEKAQRIAQAVTADLGGQGLFGVELFVKGDQVWFSEVSPRPHDTGMVTMATQWQNEFELHARAILGLPVDTTLKSPGASAVIYGGVDAQGIVFDGVAHALQVPGSDVRLFGKPESFVKRRMGVALAHAADVETARRNAKEAASRVEPRIA; this is encoded by the coding sequence ATGACCACCCTCGGCACGCCCCTTTCCCCCACCGCCACCCGCGTGATGCTGCTCGGCTCCGGCGAGCTCGGCAAGGAGGTGCTGATCGCGCTGCAGCGCCTGGGCGTGGAGACCATTGCGGTCGACCGCTACGAGAACGCGCCCGGCCAGCAGGTAGCGCACCACGGGCGCACCATCGCAATGAGCGACCCGGAGCAGCTCAAGGCGCTGATCGAGGCCGAGAAGCCGCAGCTGGTGGTGCCCGAGATCGAGGCCATCGCCACGCCCATGCTGCAGCAGCTGGAGGAGGCCGGCACGGTGCGCGTGATCCCCACCGCACGCGCCGCGCGTCTCACCATGGACCGCGAGGGCATCCGCCGCCTCGCCGCCGAGACGCTCGGCCTGCCCACAAGCCCCTACAAATTCTGCGACTCGCTGGCCGAGCTGCAGGCCGCCATCGACGCCGGCATCGGCTATCCGTGCATCGTCAAGCCCGTGATGAGCAGCTCGGGCAAGGGCCAGAGCCGGATCGACGGCCCGGCCGACGTGCAGAAGGCCTGGGACTACGCCATGGCAGGCGGCCGCGTGAGCCACGGCCGCGTGATCGTCGAGGGCTTCATCGACTTCGACTACGAGATCACGCTGCTGACCGTGCGCGCGCTCGCCGCCGACGGCACGGTGCAGACGCAGTTCTGCGCGCCCATCGGCCATGTGCAGGTCAGCGGCGACTACGTCGAGAGCTGGCAGCCGCACCCGATGGCCCCGGCCGCGCTCGAGAAGGCGCAGCGCATTGCCCAGGCCGTGACGGCCGACCTGGGCGGCCAGGGCCTGTTCGGCGTGGAGCTGTTCGTCAAGGGCGACCAGGTCTGGTTCAGCGAGGTCAGCCCGCGGCCGCACGACACCGGCATGGTGACCATGGCCACCCAATGGCAGAACGAATTCGAGCTGCACGCCCGCGCCATCCTCGGCCTGCCGGTGGACACCACGCTCAAGAGCCCGGGCGCCAGCGCCGTCATCTACGGCGGCGTGGACGCGCAGGGCATCGTCTTCGACGGCGTGGCGCATGCCCTGCAGGTGCCCGGCAGCGATGTGCGCCTGTTCGGCAAGCCCGAGAGCTTCGTCAAGCGGCGCATGGGCGTCGCGCTGGCGCATGCCGCCGACGTCGAGACGGCGCGCCGCAACGCCAAGGAAGCCGCCTCGCGCGTCGAGCCGCGCATCGCCTGA